In Streptomyces sp. NBC_00448, the following are encoded in one genomic region:
- a CDS encoding GNAT family N-acetyltransferase yields the protein MTDRHEVAVVRWPDRDPGAQPQEGPAELLAAYHLRTQAEKGEAVAGVDNLPERYRAEIADPEAAFAADVVLLALGGDAGNAGDAAVGCLVVTDPVEGRAEIKRLWTDPAYRGRGVASGLVRAALAWAARSGVRTLRLSVWEWRTDAIALYERLGFTVTASWDERERLVCMERAV from the coding sequence ATGACTGATCGACACGAGGTCGCCGTCGTCCGCTGGCCTGACCGGGACCCGGGCGCGCAACCCCAGGAGGGGCCGGCCGAGCTGCTGGCGGCCTACCATCTGCGGACGCAGGCCGAGAAGGGCGAGGCCGTCGCCGGAGTGGACAACCTGCCGGAGCGCTACCGCGCCGAGATCGCCGACCCGGAGGCCGCCTTCGCCGCCGACGTCGTGCTGCTGGCACTGGGCGGCGACGCGGGGAACGCGGGCGACGCGGCGGTGGGCTGCCTGGTGGTGACCGACCCCGTCGAGGGCAGGGCCGAGATCAAGAGGCTCTGGACCGATCCGGCGTACCGCGGGCGGGGCGTCGCGTCCGGCCTGGTCCGCGCCGCCCTCGCGTGGGCCGCGCGGAGCGGTGTGCGCACCCTGCGGCTGTCGGTGTGGGAGTGGCGGACCGACGCGATCGCGCTGTACGAGCGGCTCGGATTCACCGTCACCGCGTCGTGGGACGAGCGGGAGCGGCTGGTCTGCATGGAACGCGCCGTCTGA
- a CDS encoding double zinc ribbon domain-containing protein, which produces MTAEIYFSNNYRDLCQEQGTGAGFQFEFSCNRCNDTWRSRFEAYTGGRMASWVGKGVNAAWGMLGRAGSGMSTAADGLAGAGYGSARDAAFQRAISNAEGHFNRCPRCTGYVCNRCWNAGQGICLTCAPDTAAEAVAAQQRGLNDMVSERAYAAGQNSGQSFAVNTPRQLVCPQCSAETHGSAFCPGCGHQLAQQDTCGSCSAQLPAGAAFCPDCGTRR; this is translated from the coding sequence GTGACCGCGGAGATCTACTTCAGCAACAACTACCGCGATCTGTGCCAGGAACAGGGCACGGGCGCGGGGTTCCAGTTCGAGTTCTCCTGCAACCGGTGCAACGACACCTGGCGTTCGCGGTTCGAGGCGTACACCGGCGGACGGATGGCCAGTTGGGTCGGCAAGGGCGTCAACGCGGCCTGGGGGATGCTCGGTCGGGCCGGCAGCGGCATGTCCACGGCGGCCGACGGCCTCGCCGGAGCCGGCTACGGCAGCGCCCGCGACGCGGCGTTCCAGCGCGCGATCAGCAACGCGGAGGGCCACTTCAACCGCTGCCCGCGCTGCACCGGTTACGTCTGCAACCGCTGCTGGAACGCCGGCCAGGGCATCTGCCTGACCTGCGCGCCCGACACCGCCGCCGAGGCGGTCGCCGCCCAGCAGCGCGGCCTCAACGACATGGTCTCCGAGCGCGCCTACGCCGCCGGCCAGAACTCCGGGCAGTCGTTCGCGGTGAACACCCCGCGCCAGCTGGTCTGTCCGCAGTGCAGCGCCGAGACCCACGGTTCGGCCTTCTGCCCCGGCTGCGGCCACCAGCTCGCGCAGCAGGACACCTGCGGTTCGTGCAGCGCCCAGCTCCCCGCGGGCGCGGCCTTCTGCCCGGACTGCGGCACCCGCCGCTGA
- a CDS encoding SpoIIE family protein phosphatase, with translation MRRIGGETGVPELEPEVFDRAIVAVALTAGDEHRLVYINEAFRALFGPRELGARSADVFTEPRAARFLKMLDQVYRDRAARQVTDTRTTDGTAPGAPGRRHFVYSCSPVVSRFGPGVLAVAVDTTPQVDAVEAAQLLSEQRQKALQRYEALMSAVTQIVWLMKPNGDITELVGGFEDFTGSPWRPVIDQEWLRAVHPHDRTRLVRTWIDASEGTPSLFVCTFRLRTASGEYRHVQSRAVPIERGGVLVEWIGATADIEDQWRNRLRERLLARVATVTGTDDVPDAFAAVAAAVVPDLTDACAVFMLPSAGIGGPLTAVRVASTARSGLPDMPPLSNQPYIVGSVAQQVIESSRPKLLVFPAGEPPDGVLSEMSRKWLRAARATSLTLVPIVIDSAVVAFACAAGCADSPPPGSADLALLGEILHEVREPLRQAVELQRTRHTALTLQRALLSATPRVPGAELAAHYQPASKTAEIGGDWYDALLLPDGTVTLTIGDIAGHDLDAATSMSQLRSMLRVIAYDQDHPNSPAESLSQLDRVVDGLNIAPLVTVVHANLVPRAGGRWHVAWSNAGHPPPLLLPADGEPRYLHGAGPDLPLCVAPSMPRTTWHHELKNGDTLLLYTDGLIEVPGTDLGEGMATLARIAETARAEGLTLAEICAQLLSGVGNRRDDAAVIGFRPVHQGGTTPGAAWGGPLLG, from the coding sequence ATGAGGCGGATCGGCGGCGAAACGGGCGTGCCCGAGCTCGAACCAGAGGTGTTCGACCGTGCCATCGTTGCCGTTGCCCTGACCGCCGGTGACGAGCACCGGCTGGTGTACATCAACGAGGCGTTCCGCGCCCTGTTCGGGCCTCGGGAACTGGGCGCCCGGTCCGCGGACGTGTTCACCGAGCCCAGGGCCGCCCGCTTCCTGAAGATGCTCGACCAGGTGTACCGGGACCGGGCCGCCCGCCAGGTCACCGATACCCGCACCACCGACGGCACCGCGCCCGGCGCGCCCGGCCGCCGCCACTTCGTCTACAGCTGCTCCCCGGTGGTCTCCCGGTTCGGTCCCGGCGTGCTGGCCGTGGCGGTCGACACCACCCCGCAGGTCGACGCGGTGGAGGCCGCGCAGCTGCTCTCCGAGCAGCGGCAGAAGGCGTTGCAGCGGTACGAGGCGCTGATGTCCGCCGTCACGCAGATCGTCTGGCTGATGAAGCCCAACGGCGACATCACCGAGCTGGTCGGCGGCTTCGAGGACTTCACCGGCAGCCCGTGGCGGCCGGTGATCGACCAGGAGTGGCTCAGGGCGGTGCACCCGCACGACCGGACCCGGCTGGTGCGCACCTGGATCGACGCGTCCGAGGGGACCCCGTCCCTGTTCGTGTGCACGTTCCGGCTGCGCACCGCCTCCGGCGAGTACCGGCACGTGCAGTCCCGCGCCGTGCCGATCGAGCGCGGCGGGGTGCTGGTGGAGTGGATCGGCGCCACCGCGGACATCGAGGACCAGTGGCGCAACCGGCTGCGCGAGCGGCTGCTGGCACGGGTGGCCACCGTCACCGGCACCGACGACGTGCCCGACGCGTTCGCCGCCGTCGCCGCGGCGGTGGTGCCGGACCTGACCGACGCGTGCGCGGTCTTCATGCTGCCCTCGGCCGGCATCGGCGGCCCGCTCACCGCGGTCCGGGTGGCGTCCACCGCCCGCTCCGGCCTGCCGGACATGCCCCCGCTGAGCAACCAGCCCTACATCGTGGGCTCGGTCGCCCAGCAGGTGATCGAGAGCAGCCGCCCCAAGCTGCTGGTCTTCCCCGCCGGCGAGCCGCCCGACGGCGTGCTGTCGGAGATGTCCAGGAAGTGGCTGCGCGCGGCGCGGGCCACCAGCCTGACCTTGGTGCCGATCGTGATCGACTCGGCCGTGGTCGCGTTCGCCTGCGCGGCCGGCTGCGCGGACAGCCCGCCGCCCGGTTCCGCGGACCTCGCGCTGCTCGGCGAGATCCTGCACGAGGTGCGCGAGCCGCTGCGGCAGGCGGTGGAGCTGCAACGCACCCGGCACACCGCGCTGACCCTCCAGCGCGCCCTGCTGTCGGCGACCCCGCGGGTGCCCGGCGCCGAGCTGGCCGCGCACTACCAGCCGGCCAGCAAGACCGCGGAGATCGGCGGCGACTGGTACGACGCGCTGCTGCTGCCCGACGGCACCGTCACCCTCACCATCGGCGACATCGCCGGCCACGACCTGGACGCCGCCACTTCGATGAGCCAACTGCGCAGCATGCTGCGGGTGATCGCCTACGACCAGGACCATCCGAACAGCCCGGCCGAGAGCCTGTCCCAGCTGGACCGGGTGGTGGACGGCCTGAACATCGCGCCGCTGGTCACGGTGGTGCACGCCAACCTGGTGCCGCGGGCCGGCGGCCGCTGGCACGTGGCCTGGTCCAACGCCGGCCACCCGCCGCCACTGCTGCTGCCCGCCGATGGCGAGCCGCGCTACCTGCACGGCGCGGGCCCGGACCTGCCGCTGTGCGTGGCACCGTCGATGCCGCGCACCACCTGGCACCACGAACTGAAGAACGGCGACACCCTGCTGCTCTACACCGACGGCCTGATCGAGGTGCCCGGCACGGACCTCGGCGAGGGCATGGCGACGCTCGCCCGGATCGCCGAAACCGCCCGCGCGGAGGGGCTGACCCTCGCGGAGATCTGCGCCCAGCTGCTGTCGGGCGTCGGCAACCGCCGCGACGACGCCGCCGTGATCGGCTTCCGCCCGGTCCACCAGGGCGGCACCACCCCCGGCGCCGCGTGGGGCGGACCCCTTCTCGGCTGA
- a CDS encoding S8 family peptidase produces the protein MTTAEQGAGPRLTWSLRGKRPEDVLVAADGERPAPDRDWAGALGTGVRVCVVDSGVEDGHPLIGRVDGAWTVRKDETGTSVVETDATDTCGHGTACAGIIRRTAPECELYSVQVLGKGFGGTGDVLLAGLRWAIRQGFDVINLSLSTTRPQFAEELRVLADEAYFRGTAIVASAHNTPVESFPWRFASVISVGSHQEDDPELHLYNPSPPVEFFAPGQNVQVAWLGGATIRTTGNSFATPYIAGLCARILSRHRRMTTFQLKNALYLSAANVQLGIRGAS, from the coding sequence ATGACAACCGCCGAGCAGGGCGCCGGTCCCCGACTCACCTGGAGTCTGCGCGGCAAGCGCCCCGAGGACGTACTGGTCGCCGCGGACGGCGAGCGGCCGGCGCCCGACCGGGACTGGGCCGGCGCGCTGGGCACCGGCGTGCGGGTGTGCGTCGTCGACTCCGGGGTGGAGGACGGCCATCCGCTGATCGGCAGGGTCGACGGGGCCTGGACGGTCCGCAAGGACGAGACGGGGACCAGCGTCGTGGAAACCGACGCCACCGACACCTGCGGCCACGGCACGGCCTGCGCGGGCATCATCCGCAGAACCGCTCCGGAGTGCGAGCTGTACAGCGTGCAGGTGCTCGGCAAGGGGTTCGGCGGCACCGGCGACGTCCTGCTCGCGGGCCTGCGCTGGGCGATCCGGCAGGGCTTCGACGTGATCAACCTGAGCCTGTCCACCACCCGGCCGCAGTTCGCCGAGGAACTGCGGGTGCTCGCCGACGAGGCGTACTTCCGCGGCACCGCGATCGTCGCCTCCGCGCACAACACGCCGGTGGAGAGCTTCCCTTGGCGCTTCGCCTCGGTGATCTCGGTGGGCAGCCACCAGGAGGACGACCCGGAGCTGCACCTGTACAACCCGAGCCCCCCGGTGGAGTTCTTCGCCCCGGGCCAGAACGTGCAGGTGGCGTGGCTCGGCGGGGCGACGATCAGGACCACGGGCAACAGCTTCGCCACGCCCTACATCGCCGGGCTCTGCGCCCGCATCCTGTCCCGGCACCGCCGGATGACGACCTTCCAGCTCAAGAACGCGCTCTACCTTTCCGCGGCCAACGTCCAACTGGGCATCAGGGGTGCTTCGTGA
- a CDS encoding aldo/keto reductase yields the protein MTSAPTIPDVTLNNGVVIPQLGFGTYLIEPKDTKKAVLAALETGYRHIDTAEMYGNEKEVGQAVRAFGLERSDVFVTSKLNNGFHAYGDALTAFTRSLDDLGMEYLDLFLVHWPLPAVGDYTETWRAMEEIYRSGRVRAIGVSNFQTTHLNRLFQETSVVPAVNQIEVHPYLTQDELRAFDADHGIATEAWSPIAQGKVLGDPVITAIAARVERTPAQVTLRWHLQRGDIVFPKSVTRSRVEENFRLFDFELTPDDMAQISALDRGERTGPDPDTFNWVP from the coding sequence ATGACCTCAGCGCCCACGATCCCCGATGTCACGCTCAACAACGGTGTGGTGATCCCGCAGCTCGGATTCGGCACCTACCTGATCGAGCCGAAGGACACCAAGAAAGCGGTGCTCGCCGCGCTGGAGACCGGCTACCGGCACATCGACACCGCCGAGATGTACGGCAACGAGAAGGAGGTCGGACAGGCCGTCCGCGCGTTCGGCCTGGAGCGCTCCGACGTCTTCGTCACCAGCAAGCTCAACAACGGCTTCCACGCCTACGGGGACGCGCTCACTGCGTTCACCCGCAGCCTGGACGACCTCGGCATGGAGTACCTGGACCTGTTCCTCGTGCACTGGCCGCTGCCCGCGGTCGGCGACTACACCGAGACCTGGCGGGCGATGGAGGAGATCTACCGGTCCGGCCGGGTCAGGGCGATCGGTGTGTCGAACTTCCAGACCACCCACCTGAACCGGCTCTTCCAGGAGACCTCGGTGGTGCCCGCGGTCAACCAGATCGAGGTGCACCCCTACCTCACGCAGGACGAGCTGCGCGCGTTCGACGCCGACCACGGCATCGCCACCGAGGCGTGGTCCCCGATCGCCCAGGGCAAGGTCCTCGGCGACCCGGTGATCACCGCGATCGCCGCGCGGGTGGAGCGCACCCCGGCCCAGGTGACGCTGCGCTGGCACCTGCAGCGCGGCGACATCGTCTTCCCGAAGTCGGTGACGCGCTCCCGGGTCGAGGAGAACTTCCGGCTCTTCGACTTCGAGCTGACACCCGACGACATGGCGCAGATCAGCGCGCTGGACCGCGGCGAGCGGACCGGCCCGGACCCGGACACGTTCAACTGGGTGCCGTGA
- the ykgO gene encoding type B 50S ribosomal protein L36 — translation MKVRNSLRSLKGRPGAQIVRRRGKVYVINRKDPRGKARQG, via the coding sequence ATGAAGGTTCGCAACTCGCTTCGCTCCCTGAAGGGCCGGCCGGGCGCCCAGATCGTCCGCCGCCGCGGCAAGGTCTACGTGATCAACCGCAAGGACCCGCGCGGCAAGGCCCGCCAGGGCTGA
- a CDS encoding LysE/ArgO family amino acid transporter, with translation MHAALLAALAGLGTGLTLIVAIGAQNAFVLRQGIRREHVPAVVGICAASDAVLIAAGIGGVGTVVRRWPAAVTATGWIGGAFLVTYGVLAARRALRPQRLSAAEGAGASARTAVLTCLALTWLNPHVYLDTLLLLGSVANSYGGARWPFGAGAVTASVLWFSGLGFGARLLRRPFARPGSWRVLDAVIAVSMVCLGVLMATRA, from the coding sequence ATGCACGCAGCTCTCCTCGCCGCCCTGGCGGGCCTCGGTACCGGTCTGACCCTCATCGTGGCCATCGGCGCCCAGAACGCGTTCGTGCTGCGCCAGGGCATCCGCCGGGAGCACGTGCCCGCGGTGGTCGGGATCTGCGCCGCCTCCGACGCCGTGCTGATCGCGGCGGGCATCGGCGGCGTCGGCACCGTCGTACGCCGCTGGCCGGCCGCAGTGACCGCCACCGGGTGGATCGGCGGCGCGTTCCTGGTGACGTACGGCGTGCTGGCCGCCCGCCGGGCGCTGCGGCCGCAGCGGCTCTCCGCCGCCGAGGGCGCGGGCGCCTCCGCCCGCACCGCCGTCCTCACCTGCCTGGCGCTGACCTGGCTCAACCCGCACGTCTACCTGGACACGCTGCTGCTGCTCGGCTCGGTCGCCAACTCCTACGGCGGCGCGCGCTGGCCGTTCGGGGCGGGCGCGGTCACGGCGAGCGTGCTGTGGTTCAGCGGCCTCGGCTTCGGCGCGCGGCTGCTGCGCCGCCCGTTCGCCCGGCCCGGGTCCTGGCGGGTGCTCGACGCCGTGATCGCCGTGAGCATGGTCTGCCTGGGCGTCCTGATGGCGACCCGGGCGTGA
- a CDS encoding LysR family transcriptional regulator ArgP gives MAGLPLDQVRTLLAAVDEGTFEAAAEALHVTPSAVSQRIKALEQRTGRVLLLRTKPVRLTASGEVVVRFGRQLARLEQDAGAELGLGDALGPATLPIAVNADSLATWFLPALAEAAADRGILFDLHRDDEDHTAALLRQGRVMAAVTSSPQAVQGCSVRALGRMRYRARAAPRFAARWIADRPLREALPAAPVIVFDRKDELQDRFLRGLAPRQARAATRARHYMPSSEAYLDAVAAGLGWGMIPDLQAGPHLAAGTLVELAARRPIDVPLYWQQWKLDSPDLAVVADAVGRAAARELSPTTAAATAPVKATATPTAG, from the coding sequence ATGGCGGGGCTTCCGCTGGACCAGGTGCGTACGCTGCTGGCCGCCGTGGACGAGGGCACGTTCGAGGCGGCGGCCGAGGCCCTGCACGTCACGCCGTCCGCGGTGAGCCAGCGGATCAAGGCGCTGGAGCAGCGCACCGGCCGGGTGCTGCTGCTGCGGACGAAGCCGGTGCGGCTGACGGCGTCGGGCGAGGTCGTGGTCCGGTTCGGCCGGCAGCTCGCGCGGCTGGAGCAGGACGCCGGCGCCGAACTCGGCCTCGGCGACGCACTCGGCCCCGCCACGTTGCCGATCGCGGTCAACGCCGACTCGCTGGCGACCTGGTTCCTGCCCGCGCTCGCCGAGGCCGCCGCCGACCGCGGCATCCTCTTCGACCTGCACCGCGACGACGAGGACCACACCGCGGCGCTGCTGCGCCAGGGCCGGGTGATGGCCGCGGTCACCTCCTCGCCGCAGGCCGTGCAGGGCTGCTCGGTGCGGGCGCTCGGCCGGATGCGCTACCGGGCCAGGGCCGCGCCCCGGTTCGCCGCCCGCTGGATCGCCGACCGTCCGCTGCGCGAGGCGCTGCCGGCCGCCCCCGTCATCGTCTTCGACCGCAAGGACGAACTCCAGGACCGGTTCCTGCGCGGGCTCGCACCCCGGCAGGCCCGCGCGGCCACCCGCGCCCGGCACTACATGCCTTCGTCCGAGGCGTATCTCGACGCGGTCGCCGCCGGGCTGGGCTGGGGCATGATCCCGGACCTGCAGGCCGGTCCCCATCTGGCGGCGGGCACCCTCGTCGAACTCGCCGCCCGCCGGCCGATCGACGTGCCGCTGTACTGGCAGCAGTGGAAGCTCGACTCCCCTGACCTGGCCGTCGTCGCGGACGCGGTGGGCCGGGCGGCCGCCCGCGAACTCTCCCCGACGACGGCAGCAGCGACGGCACCTGTGAAGGCGACGGCGACGCCGACGGCGGGCTGA
- a CDS encoding class I SAM-dependent methyltransferase, producing the protein MTKTPAYHLDRTSALSFGSVSEQYDRFRPSPPPGLVDDLVARAPRDALDVGCGTGKVAVALAGRGTRVLGVEIDARMAAVARGHGLPVELGAFEAWEAAGRTFDLITCGDAWHWIDPARGAGKAASLLRPGGTLALFWSYLLLADDDAALFQRLYDEHAPRARTHSYLPHQTRSEPFEPIGEFEPFEVRQYRWEATVSADDWVGLIATFSDHQALDPGQLAALQRALHDAIEGLGGGVRVSRGVHAAFARRR; encoded by the coding sequence GTGACGAAGACGCCCGCGTACCACCTGGACCGGACCAGTGCGCTCTCCTTCGGCTCCGTCAGCGAGCAGTACGACCGGTTCCGGCCCTCCCCGCCGCCCGGACTCGTGGACGACCTGGTCGCGCGTGCGCCCCGCGACGCGCTGGACGTCGGCTGCGGCACCGGCAAGGTCGCCGTCGCACTGGCCGGCCGCGGGACGCGGGTGCTCGGAGTGGAGATCGACGCGCGGATGGCCGCCGTGGCGCGGGGACACGGACTGCCGGTCGAGCTCGGGGCGTTCGAGGCATGGGAGGCCGCGGGCCGCACCTTCGACCTGATCACCTGCGGCGACGCGTGGCACTGGATCGACCCGGCCCGCGGCGCCGGGAAGGCCGCGTCGCTGCTGCGGCCGGGCGGCACGCTCGCCCTGTTCTGGAGCTACCTGCTCCTCGCCGACGACGACGCGGCGCTCTTCCAGCGGCTCTACGACGAGCACGCGCCGCGGGCGAGGACGCACAGCTACCTCCCGCACCAGACACGGAGCGAACCCTTCGAGCCGATCGGGGAGTTCGAGCCGTTCGAGGTGCGGCAGTACCGCTGGGAGGCGACGGTGAGCGCCGACGACTGGGTCGGGCTCATCGCCACCTTCAGTGACCACCAGGCCCTGGACCCAGGGCAGTTGGCGGCCCTCCAGCGGGCGCTGCACGACGCGATCGAGGGGCTGGGCGGCGGCGTCAGGGTGTCGCGCGGGGTGCACGCGGCGTTCGCGCGGCGGCGATGA
- a CDS encoding GAF domain-containing protein, giving the protein MQSVVDTARAIFGAQASSVFLLDESSHELVFQAVSGQGESFLVGRRFPAESGIAGWVVSSGEPMVVDDLSRSASFDRDFAESTEYVPDSLMAAPLTHGDRVLGVLEVLDPVPQARSSLSELDLLALFARHAAAALRVVVDRARPADAGSLGGDGRAAALRMAEDLRRLLETSA; this is encoded by the coding sequence ATGCAGTCGGTGGTCGACACGGCCCGGGCCATCTTCGGCGCCCAGGCCAGTTCGGTGTTCCTGCTGGACGAGTCGAGCCACGAGCTGGTCTTCCAGGCCGTCTCGGGCCAGGGCGAGAGCTTTCTGGTGGGGCGGCGCTTCCCGGCCGAGAGCGGGATCGCCGGCTGGGTGGTCTCCTCGGGCGAGCCCATGGTCGTGGACGACCTGTCCCGCAGCGCCTCCTTCGACCGGGACTTCGCCGAGTCCACCGAGTACGTGCCCGACTCGCTGATGGCCGCGCCGCTGACGCACGGTGACCGGGTGCTGGGCGTGCTGGAGGTGCTCGACCCGGTGCCCCAGGCCAGGTCGAGCCTGAGCGAGCTGGACCTGCTGGCGCTGTTCGCCCGGCACGCGGCGGCCGCGCTGCGGGTGGTCGTGGACCGGGCGCGGCCCGCGGACGCCGGCTCCCTCGGCGGAGACGGGCGCGCGGCCGCGCTGCGGATGGCGGAGGACCTGCGGCGGCTGCTGGAGACCTCCGCCTGA
- a CDS encoding SDR family NAD(P)-dependent oxidoreductase, producing the protein MEFEGRKALVTGGTAGIGREVALQLATGGAEVIVTGRNAERGAATVAAIEDAGGKARFFAADMTDLDSVRRLAEEAADVDILVNNAGIFDFSPTAEQTVASFDAMFQVNVRALYFLTAAIAPRMAERGEGSVVNISTMAATISLPGSSVYAATKAAVNSLTRTWAGEFGTSGVRVNSVSPGPTLTESAPLEMVDALGSTTLLSRHASTEEIAAAVVFLASPRATYITGATVPVDGGRAVA; encoded by the coding sequence ATGGAGTTCGAAGGCCGCAAGGCACTGGTCACCGGCGGCACCGCCGGCATCGGCCGGGAGGTCGCCCTGCAACTCGCCACCGGGGGCGCCGAGGTCATCGTCACCGGGCGCAACGCGGAACGCGGCGCGGCGACGGTCGCCGCGATCGAGGACGCGGGCGGCAAGGCGCGCTTCTTCGCCGCCGACATGACCGACCTCGACTCGGTCCGGCGGCTCGCCGAGGAGGCCGCCGATGTCGACATCCTCGTCAACAACGCCGGCATCTTCGACTTCAGCCCGACCGCCGAGCAGACCGTGGCGTCGTTCGACGCGATGTTCCAGGTCAACGTGCGGGCGCTGTACTTCCTCACCGCCGCGATCGCGCCGCGGATGGCCGAGCGCGGCGAGGGCAGCGTGGTCAACATCAGCACGATGGCCGCGACCATCTCGCTCCCCGGCAGTTCCGTCTACGCCGCCACCAAGGCCGCGGTGAACTCGCTGACCCGCACCTGGGCCGGGGAGTTCGGCACGTCCGGGGTGCGCGTCAACAGCGTCTCCCCCGGCCCCACGCTCACCGAGAGCGCTCCGCTGGAGATGGTCGACGCGCTCGGCTCCACGACGCTGCTGAGCCGGCACGCGAGCACCGAGGAGATCGCCGCGGCGGTGGTCTTCCTCGCCTCGCCCCGCGCCACGTACATCACCGGCGCCACGGTCCCGGTCGACGGGGGCCGCGCCGTCGCGTGA
- a CDS encoding TetR/AcrR family transcriptional regulator, which yields MSIDSPPGSDPTAPQRLTRKGAATRGRIVAAAAGLMLERGVAGTSTDDVRAAAGVSTSQIYHYFADKNALVRAVIAHQTQAVLDAQEPLLSSLDSLPALRAWRDLVVDLQRERHCQGGCPIGSLASELAESDDVARGDLVDGFARWEAAIRAGIHAMHDRGELRRDADPDQLALALLAALQGGLLLTQTRRETAPLEAALDAMLAHIADLTVRTDRLG from the coding sequence ATGAGCATCGACTCGCCTCCCGGGTCCGACCCGACGGCCCCCCAGCGGCTGACCCGCAAGGGCGCCGCCACCCGGGGACGCATCGTGGCCGCCGCGGCCGGGCTGATGCTGGAGCGCGGCGTGGCGGGTACCAGCACCGACGACGTGCGTGCCGCGGCCGGGGTCAGCACCTCGCAGATCTACCACTACTTCGCGGACAAGAACGCCCTGGTCCGCGCGGTGATAGCGCACCAGACGCAGGCCGTGCTGGACGCCCAGGAGCCGCTGCTGAGCAGCCTGGACTCCCTGCCGGCGCTGCGGGCCTGGCGTGATCTCGTGGTCGACCTGCAGCGGGAGCGGCACTGCCAGGGCGGCTGCCCGATCGGGTCGCTGGCCAGCGAACTCGCCGAGAGCGACGACGTGGCGCGCGGCGACCTCGTGGACGGTTTCGCCCGCTGGGAGGCGGCGATCCGGGCCGGTATCCACGCGATGCACGACCGCGGGGAGCTACGGCGCGACGCCGACCCGGACCAGCTCGCACTGGCTCTGCTCGCCGCTCTGCAGGGCGGGCTCCTGCTCACCCAGACCCGGCGCGAGACCGCCCCGCTGGAGGCGGCACTCGACGCGATGCTCGCGCACATCGCCGACCTGACGGTCCGGACCGACCGTCTGGGCTGA